The following is a genomic window from Gemmatimonadota bacterium.
CCAGCTCGGTCGCATGGACGTGATGCACCTCAGCAAGGAGTTCCGGCATCCTGCTACGGGCGATTTGTTCGCGCGCACCGACACCACGGGCGAAGCGAGCGAGCAGCGGGAGCGAATCCCGGAGGCGTTGCGGCGCCACCTGCAAGTGCTCGAGGGATCGTTGCCCGATGTCCCGATCGGGCTGCACTGCGCCGAGCCGCGGGAGTGTCCGTTCTACGATCGGTGCTGGCCGGACGATGAGTGGCACATCGCCAACCTCTACAACGTCGGGCCGAAGAAGGCCGCCACGTTCATGAGCGCGGGGGTGCACTCCATTCGCGACCTGTCCGAGAAGGACAAGAAGAATTTCACGGTCCGCCGGCAGGTGCGCGCCATGGACGAAGGGCGGTGCCTGGTCGAGCCAACGTTAGGCGCCGCCCTTGCCGTGCTCGACGTAGAGCCGCTCGGCTTTCTCGACTTCGAGACGATCTCGCGGGCCGTCCCGGTGTGGGATGGCATGGCCCCGTGGGGGATGGCGGCGGCCCAGTTCTCCTACCACGAGACAAAGCCCGGCGGCGGCTATCGGCATGCGCAGCACCTGGCCGAAGGGCCGCAGGACGCTCGCCCGCTCATCGCCGAGCGTTTGGTGGAGGCGACGCAGCATGCGGTGAAGGTAGTGACGTATTCGGCGTTCGAGAAAACCCGCATCCGGGAGCTGACGCGGGTGGTGCCGGCGCTGGCGCCGGAGCTCGAGGCACTGGAGGCCAAGTTGGTCGACCTGCTGCCCATCGTCAGGGACAATGTGTACGAGCCGCGGTTCCGGGGGTCGTTCTCGCTCAAGTACGTGTTGCCGGCGCTGGTGCCGGAATTGACGTACGAGGACCTGGTGATCGCGAACGGGATGGTGGCGAGCGTGGAGATCGCGCGGTTGTTGTTCGTGGCGGATCGGGTGCCGGCGGAGGAGAAGGAGCGGGTGCGGAAGGACCTGCTGGCGTATTGCGAGCGGGATACGTGGGGGATGGTGCGGCTGGTGGAGGTGTTGAGGGGGATGGCTGCGTGAGCCACGGGAGCGCCCCCGACCATTGAACACCTGCCACTTGTTCCTGGTCAGCCGGCGGGTGGATACTGTGTGAAGCGTGTTTGATCGGTACGCTCGGCGTCGATCCGCATTCTCACGATACGGTGGAGTGGGAGATTCATGGAGATGACGCGAGAAGGGCGGCCGACGTTCGAGGAGCTTCGGCGCGAGAACCAGCATGGGGCGGAGTACTGGAGCGCCCGGGAGCTGCAGCCTCTGCTGGGTTATTCGCAGTGGCGCCGGTTTGAACAGGCCATCCAGCGCGCGCGGGAGTCGTGTGCGCAGTCTGGAAACGAGCCAGACAACCATTTTGCCGGCGCCGGCAAAATGGTCCCGCTGGGCTCAGGAAGCGTTCGGGATGTGGACGATGTCCACCTGTCCCGGTTCGCCTGTTACCTGATCGCCCAGAACGGTGACCCACGAAAGCCACAGATCGCGCTGGCCCAGAAGTACTTCGCGATCCAGACGCGGCGCCAGGAGCTTTCGGACCAACTGAGGGCTGACCATGAGCGTCTGGAATTGCGCCGAGAGGTCGCGGAGGAGTTCAAGGCGCTCTCCGGTGCGGCCCAGGATGCCGGTGTCCAGAGCCGCATGTTTGGCGTATTCCACGATGCGGGCTACAAGGGCCTCTACGGCGGGCTCGGCCGCGAAGCGATCAAGCGCCACAAGGGGATAACGGAGAAAGAGCACCTGATGGATCGCATGAACGCCACTGAGCTCGCGGCCAATCAGTTCCGGATGACCCAGACCCGGGACAAGCTGGCGCGGGATCGGGTGAAGGACCAACAGGCCGCCATCCGCACGCACGAAGACGTGGGCAAGGAGGTGCGTGCCGCCATTGGCCGCATTGGCGGCACCATGCCGGAGTCGATCGCGCCTGATGAGCCCATCGCGCAAGTAGAGCGGCGTGTGAAGTCGACGACTCCCAAACTCGAACTGGACGGGCGGGATGCGGTGGGTTTACGCGGCGGCGCGCCCGTCAAGGCCGACGACGCCTGACGGTTCGGCTCCATCCCCATTAGCGGAACACCGGCCGCCACCAAATCGGCTGCGGCTGGTTCACAGGACGTCGGGGACGCCGAAGGCGCCGAGGATGGGCAAGCTCATAGGCGTAGTAGTCCCCCGAAGGGATGTAACGACACCCGGTCACCTCCACCGAGCCGACGATGCAGCCGGCGGGTAGGTCGCCCGGGCTGAACTTTGACTTCTTCCATGACGCGGGGTCATCGGCCGGCGTCGCACTCGCGTAGATGTAGACTCGCCCGCGAACCTGGGTGGCAATGGAACGATACTCCGCCACCTTCTTGCCCTGCAGGATGAGCTCCGCGTATGGCTGGCGGATGCTGATTGCTCGGAGAATGCGAGGGGGCATGAAAGTGGGGTCGATTCGGCGGGATTCTATGTCGGGCTCGGCCCCGCCGACAGTGCGTCATACACCCGGAAACACGGGTGGCGAACCTAATGACGGCGGGCCACCTTAGGGACGCGAGACCAACGGTAACCGAATGCGACTCCTACCCAATGCGGGCAACCAGCGTGTCGTTGATGAGCTGAGCGTCCACCTGGCCTCCGCTGCATCGCTCGACATCGTGTCGGGTGCCTGCTCGCTCTTTGCGTTCTAAGCGCTCGCCAACGAGCTGGGGAGACTCTCCGGGGCGCGCTTCGTACTGCCGGCCGAAGAACAGCGCCTTGAACTCCTCGGTAGCACCGAGGACCGGGGAGCTCGCAACCAGCTCCGCAATCAGTCCATCGCCCGAGCCCTCACCGAATGGCTGAAGAGCCGGTCACAGGTGCGGATCACCCCACGGTTGCTCGGACAGGCGATGCTCGCCACCCGTGACGCGTCTCTACAGCCGACGGCCGTTCTTTCAGGCACGTGCGACTTTACAACCGCAGGGTTAGGGCTCACCCCGCAGGACCAGCTTGGCTTCGTGCAGGTGGCAGACCCCAGCGCTGAGCGCGTAGCGCTCGGTGCCTGGTTCGACAACCTCTGGGCTCGGCTTCCCAGCACCGGAGGCCTTGAACACCTGCTTCGGCAGGTTGAGCGTGTGGCCGCGGACGAACCGCCGGCACTGATCTACCTGGCGATCCTCTATCGCCTCTTCCATCAGCAGGGAGAGGGGCTCGACGAGGACCAGGTGGTGCGCGCGGCGACAGGTATTCGGGATACGGTGGTGTGGAAGAAGCTCTACCGGTTCCAACGAGATGGCGTCGTACGGGCGATCGACAAGCTCGAACGCTACGGGGGGTGCATCATCGCCGACTCGGTGGGCCTCGGGAAGACCACGAACTGCGCAACGATCGCGTGCTGGTTCTTCGCGGCGCCGGCCGAGTCCTGGTTCACGTGAACAGCGAGCGCGTCGCTCCAGCAGGGGGCACCGTCTCGCGCTGGCCGTCGTCGATGGCGTCGGACTTTGCCAATCCTGTCGGGAGGGGTGCGCGACCGACCGGCTCGTGCGGTCGGTTCCCATCCTCGAACTATTTAAGTCCCACTGAATAGTTCGCGCCCGTCCGCGGCAACTTGCAAACGACATTTGCGAGTTGGCAGTGCGACGGGGCTTTCCGGTCGCTCGGCGCTGAACTATCCGGAATTTCCGGATTGTTCGCGCCGATCCGGCCCGGCCGCGGCGTTTGGTGCGTCATCGGCTGAGTCGGTCGCAGTCGCGCCGACAACTCCCGCACCGGTTTGTCGGCGTCCGGACGCGGCCCGTGGCAGGGTTCATCCCGCGACTCGCCGCTACGCCGCGGTGGAACTTCACCCTGCACGCCCCCATGGCACGCCGCACCGGGCAGCCGGCGTGGGCCCCCTGCCGGCTGCGTGCGCCTCACGGTCGACCTCGCGGTCACCGGCCTCGGCGGTCTCCCGAACGGTGGGGAGGGGATCGCGATCACCCGCTCGGACCACTTCCGCACCCGCGTTCGCCGGAACTTCGCGGTACTTCAAGGGATCCGCGCTGTTGCCGCGACCGCTCAGACTGGTGTCGCCTCGGGCCGCGCTGGCGTCTGGCCGCAGAACATCGCCTGCTGAACACAGCGCATCAATTTCTGGCGAGGCTGCTCGGTCGTCTCCGCGGTCCGCCGAATCTTGTGAACACCGCGCCCGGTGCCCTCGCCGGCTCGCTCTGTGGCCGCTCAGCTTCGCCCGGCCTCGTTCGCGCGGTGCTGAACTCCTGGGCGATCCCGCCCTGGCATCTCGACGGCCCGCGCGGTCTACCGTGTCAGCCGCCGAACTTCCGGGCGACCTCGCCGAGTGGTCGGTCCGACCCGCGCAGTCTCCTCCGCCCGCCGCCCAACTCCCGCGCCACGCCGCCGAATGGTCGGTGCGGTCCGCGCAGTCTCCTCCGCCCGCCGCCCAACTCTCGCGCCACCCCGCCGAATGGTCGGTTCGGTCCGCGCAGTCCCCTCCGCCCGCCGCCCAACTCTAGCGCCACCCCGCCGAATGGTCGGTTCGGTCCGCGCAGTCCCCTCCGCCCGCCGCCCAACTCTCGCGCCATCCCGCCGAATGGTCGGTGCGGTCCGCGCAGTCCCCTGCGCTCGCCGCCCAACTCCAGGACGAACCCGCCCAATCGTCGGTGCGGTCCGCGCAGTCCCCTGCACTCGCCGCCCAATTCCAGGACGAAACCGCCCAATGGTCGGTGCGGTCCGCGCAGTCTCCTCGCAACGCCGCCCAACTCCCGAGCGAGCTCGCGCAGTCTCCTCTGCGGATCGCTCAGCTCCATGCGCACGCTGCCCAATCGCAGAAAGGACGCCCATCATCAGCTCCAAGCCAACCCGGCGCCGGTTAACACGGCGACGCTCAAGACGCGTAACTGACTATCTGGCAAATACTTGCACGTCTGGCATCACTCTGCTCCGTCGCCCGTCACCGGGAAACACATGATCCGCCATTCAGGTGGAGCAGGAGTCTCCTCCGAACGGCACGGCCTTACAGATCCACACACACCGGCGCATTCGCCGGTGCGTAGCCCAGGTCGCACACGCAGGCATTCACGTACGTCACCCCACCGGCCACCTCCACGCCGTGCGCCTCGTGGATGTGCCCGAACACATGCACGCGGAGTGCGCCGAGCGAGGGAATCCGAGCGGCCAGGGCCTCGCAGCCCACCCGCGCTCCGCGCGGCCACGCGACCGTGTCCAGGAAGCCATGCGGCGGGCCATGCGTCACCAGCACCTGCACGTCCTTTGGAATCAGTGCCCACTTCTCCGCCAGGGCGTCGCCGCGTTCAAGATTGAACGCCCAGTCGTGGAACCACGGCTGCCACGGCGATCCCCAGAACCGCACGCCGTCGATCACGCAGCCGCTGTCGCGCAGGTAGGTCACGCCTGATGGCACCAAGGACTCCGCCGCCTCGGGCGAGTGCTCGAAGGCGAAGTCATGGTTCCCGGCAATCAACACCTTGTGTGGGTGCGGCTGTGCGGCGAACCAGTCCATGAACGCCGAGATCTCGTCTAGTGATCCGCGGCCGGTCATGTCACCGGCATGCACCAGCACGTCTCCCTCGGGGAGGGGTGCCACGGCCTGGTGACGGGAATGTGTGTCGCTGATGAGAACGAGGCGCATGGGGCGGCAGGCGGCCTACGGGCTCAACTCCCGGAACCGGCAGACCCCGTTCGCCAGCAACATCTGCCGCGGCGTCGAACACTCCGGCTCGAACACCCGCGGGCTCGCCACCAATATCGCCAAGCACCGCGCTCGCGACGTCGCCACGTTGAACCGGTTCCGGCTGAAGAGGAACTCAAGCCCGCGCGGCGCGTCGGCCGCACTGGATGCGGCCATCGAGTAGATCACCACTGGCGCTTCCTGTCCCTGGAACTTGTCCACGGTACCCGCCGACACGCCATACGGGGACAGTCGCTCCACCAGGCGAGCCACTTGCGCGTTGTAGGCCGCGACCACGAGGATGTCGGCACCGGTAAGCTGGGCGCGTTCCCCCTCGGCGTTCGTCCATGTCGCCCCCGGGGCGGTCAGTTGGCGCACCAGCTGCTCCACCACGTCGACCTCGACGTCTGCGTACCCGCGATTCCCCTCATGCACGACCTCGACGACCCGCACGCCACTCCCATCGAACACCCCGCAGCCAGCGAGTACCTGCGCTTCCAACCCATCCTTCGACCGGAGCTGGCCTTCGTAGTACATCTCGGAGGTAAAGGCACAGACCTTGGGTGCGAGCCTCCAGGTGATCGGAAGAAACAGCCCCACATCGGGCGCGATCACCGAGCGCTCACCCAGCACATGATGCAGCGCCGAGTTGCCGACGCCGTCAGGATGACTTCCCTTCGTCGGTTGGTTTAGCTGCTGGGGATCGCCGAGCAACACGAGGCTCGCCGCGGCGCGCGAGACCACGACCGTGTTGGCCAGGGCCATCTGCCCGGCTTCGTCCACAAAGATGACGTCCACTGCGTGGGCGAGTTCGGGCCGCGCCCAGAACCACGAGGTCGCCCCCATCACGTCGATGGCCTGTTCGTGAAGCAGCGCTGCCCCTTCCTTGTTGTCCGTGACCTCACGGATGGCCGACGATGCGTCGCTGGCGTCCTCCGCACTCACCTTATGCGCAATACGCACGTCCAACCGCAGCTCAACGGCGGCCTCGTGTACTGCCTCCAGGAGGTTGCGAATCGCCTTGTGGCTGTTGGCGGTCACCCCGACCTGTTTGCCGGCCTTGACCAGCGCGCAGATCATGCGGGCGCCGGTGTATGTCTTCCCGGCCCCGGGCGGACCCTGCACGGCCAGGGTACTTCGGTCCAACGTTATGGCCACACGTTCCGCCAGCCGCACGTCCGCGTTGCTGCCGTCAAACATGACGGGAGTGCCTCCGCGGGATTTCAACCGTGGTGCCCTGCCGAGCAGCAGGTCACCCGCCGCGCCGAGGTCCGCCGACTCGAGGTCGCCGCTGGCCGCAACCCGCTCCCCAATGTCCAGCAGAGCGGCCTCCAGGATGCCGGGATTGATCCACGTATGCTCGAATGCGGTGGTCGCATGCAGGTCGGCGTTTGTCGGCCCCTTCGCTACGTCGATCGTGCGCAACACGCGGTCGACGGCGACCACCTTTCCCCAGGTGCCGTCCTTCAGCTTGAGCTCACCCCCGGCACGGATCTCCATTTCCTGTGGAGGCCACGCATACCGATCGGTCACGGTGCCGGTGGGTTTGCCCTTCTTGCTCAGCTTCTGCCCAACCCGCGCGACAAACGCGAGCCCGGCGACGGCCTGCGGCTCGTCGACCAGCTCATCTTCGGGCAAGTCGCGGAGCCGGAAGTACTCCCACCACGTCGCCTTGTCCTCGCGCCGATGCCAGTCCAACAGGTACGCCAGGATCCATCGCGCTTGTTGCTCAGCCGAGCGTGCCGCCCGCTCCTCGGGGATCCCCGCCAGGAGGCGCTCACGCAATGCCTCAACCTGTTCCGCCCTTTCGTCTGGCTCCTCCGGCTCCTCGATCGGTGGCACCGGACGCGGGAGGTCGACGCCACCGGCGATCGCGTGGCTTCGCACCGACTCCAGCCACTCGCGGAGCCGCCACGTCGATACGCAGTCGTCGCGGTTGTACCCCTCCACGGCAGCCCGGACCTCTGACGGCGCCTGTTGACCAACTCCCAACTGCAGGTGCTGCTCCATCGCCCGCAGGGCACGGTTGGCGTCCATCAGCTCCACGTCGCGCACGTACCCGTATGCCGGCTCGAGGTTCTTGATGGAGTACCGTTCGACGCCGACGTGCAGCCCCTGCTTGACCGCGGCGTAGAGGTCCACGAAGCGACCGCCTCGCAGCAGGGCATCGAGGTCGGTGGCACGGGTGGCGTATCGCCCCATCAACCGCTTGAACGCCGCAGGTTCATACGGCGCGTAGTGGTAGACGTGCATGCCCGGGAAAACCGCCCACTGACGCATGATGCGGTCCATCACCGCCTCGAACGCGATACGTTCCTCGTGCGCGGTCAGCCCCCAGAACGCTTCGTACACCGGCGTCCCGTCATGTGCGATCGAGACGACGCCGAAGAGGTACTCTCGTCCGCCTTCCACAGCATGCGGGTCGCCCTCCAGATCGAGAAAGAGGTCGCCGGGTGAAGGCTCGGGGAGTCGGCCGAGTCCCTGGCCGGGTTCCGGTGCGCGCAGGCGATGTAGGGGGACGTCGAGGCCGCGAGAGGCGACCTGGGCCTCTGCCTGGGCAATCACTCGGGCATAGGACTCTACCGAGCCGCGCGAAGGCTTGAAGGGGAGGGCCTCCAGTTCGGCGACAGCCGTCACTGTACCAATTCCGTGGGCGGCGAGTTCATCGCGCTGCACCCGGGTGACGCCGGCAATCAGCGAAAGGTGGTCATCGGCCAGCCGCCTCTCACGACAGCTGCGGTGCCAGTGACACATCCCGCAGTGCTCCACCGGCTCCGGGTAGTGCGCCGCCGCGAGCGCGTCGGCCCCGAGGGCGATCCCATCGAGCAGCTGCCGTCGCACGAGGCGCGAATAGGCGGCATAGTCGTCGACGCGATATCGCTGGATGGGCGCCACCGGGTCCGGGGTCACGACGTAGAAGTACTCAGGGCGTGTGCCCTGCAAGTCGGCGACGAGTTCCGAGTAGAGCCCGAGCTGCAGGATGGTGCCCCCGCGTGTTTCCCTCGCGAGTTTGGTATCCGCGACCTCATAGGACCAGGGGCCGAGGCGGGAAGGGGTGTCGACGCGCTGCAGGATGTCGGCGTAGCCAAACCACTGGCCGTCCCCGAGGGCGGCCTGCACGATCACGTCGGCGCCCTCCTGCATGGCGGCAATGGTGCGCGCCATGGACTCATCACGGTTGCCGATCCCGATGCCATTCAGGTCCACCACACGCTTGCCGGCGCTTGCGAGCTGCCGCACGTAGTTGGCCTCGTGCGCCTTGCCGCGCTCGATGAGGATGTCCAACAACGGGTCCTCGGCGCGGTGTACGCGGGCGCGAGTGCCCTGGGCGGCCCGCGAGGTCGAGGGCCGTGCGATGGCGGCACCCGAGGAAGTGCGACAGGTCGGTGGCGGAGAGGACGACGTGTGGGCCGTGGACGCGCACGAAAGGCAGGGTCGGTGTAGGCCGGGAAGGTACACCAGGGGACTGACAGGCGGCGACGACGTGGGCAGGACGTGTGGGTGTCAGTACCCCATCGCAGACTGGATCGCAGCACCAGAAACGTCACCCGGCTTCCGGCTATCGACACTCCACCTGTATGCATTACTGCCCAGATCCCGCCCAAACGTACTTCGGCGCCTCCCTGCTCGCCGCATGGCTGGGTGGCGTCCTCCTGTGCTGGCCCGTCCCGCCCCGTGGACGCCACGAGCGCGAGGACAGGTCGAGTGTCAGACCCCCCGGCTACCCTGCAGACCCGAGGGAGTCACCCGCCGGGCCCGGCGGAGATGGGTGAGTGGGCATGTCAATGCCGGGTCCCGGTGTGGTGCTTCCTTCCTCGTCAGCCCCACTGCACTCTTACGGCGTGACACGGACCAACACTCGGCAGCGACCGCACCCCGCGACGACCGCAAAAGTCCAGCGTTGGATCGACCTGGTCGCGGGGCTCCTCGCGCGCGGGACCCCGGCCACGTTTGAGGACCTCGCGCGGGTCGTGCCGCAATACGACGAGGCTTGGCAGGCGGCGCAGCGAGAACGCGACCCCGCGCGGCGGCGCACAAGGCTCGCCTCACTCAAGCGCACCTTCGAACGCGACAAGGACGAACTGCGGCATCTCGGGGTGGTCCTCCAGACGTTGCCCGATCCGGAAGGTGGGCAGGACGCGTCGACCTACCGCCTGCGCGCCACGGACTTCTACCTGCCCTACCTCTGTGTGGCATGCCCCGTGCGCGGCGAGGGCGCCCCACGCCGTGTGGATCGATATGGGTACCGCGCCCTAACGACCCTCGCCTTTCCACCCGACGAGCTCCAGGCTGTGGTGGACGCGGCCGCCGTCGTGAGCACCCTCGGCGATGCCGCCCTGCACCGGGAGGCGACACACGCCCTCAAGAAGCTGGCCGTTGACCTCCCGGTCGATGCGCTGCACCCCGGTGCGGACGAGCCGACCCATTTGATCCCCGGGCGCGGGCCAGCGCTGAGGTGTTCGACGCGCTGGGTGATGCCGTGCGCCGCCGGAAGGCCGTGTCGTTCAGGTATGAAGCACCGGCTGGTCGTCCTGCCATGCGCGCGGTCGAGCCGTGGGGGTTGTTCTTTGTGGGTGGCCACTGGTACCTCGCGGGATTCGACCGCGACCGAGCGGCGCGGCGGAACTTTCGGTTGAGTCGCATGCGGGACGTCACGGTGAACGGGCAGCGCGCCGGCTCAGCGGACTTCGAGATCCCAGCGGGGTTCGATATTCGCGACCTGGGCACCGCTCGCCTCGCCTGGGAACTTGGCGAAGGAGACGAAGAGGGCGCCGTGGTGGAGTTCCGCTCGCCGGCGGGGGGCCGGCCTGCCGTGCGCTACGGTCTCCCCGTGGAGGGCATGCCGGGGCGGCAGCTCCTCACGGTGAGACGGTGGGAGCCGCTGGTCCGCTGGGTCCTGTCCTTCGCGGGCGAAGTGGCACCGGTGTCTCCGGCGCACCTCGTCGACACGTGCCGCAGTGCACTCGCGGCAACGCTCGCCTTGTACGAACAACCGCCAGGCGCCATACCCGAGCCATCGCCCCTGGCGTGTGCTGAGCGCCCGAACCGTTGGCAGCCACCGACGGCGGCCGAACAATGGCGCCGGTTGCTGGAGATCATCCCGATCCTGGCGGATGGGACCCCGCATTCGGTTGAGCAGGTGGCCGTGGCTGTGGGCACCACGGTGGATGTGCTGCAGGACGACCTGTATGCGCTGGTGACGCGCTACGATGTGCCCGGGGGGCTTTGTCGAAGGCGTCCGCGTCTTTCTCGAGGCCAATGAGGTCTCGGTGCTGACCAATCACTTCCTGCGTCCCATGCGCCTGACGAGCGCGGAGTTGTGCGCCCTGGAGCTTGGCCTGGCCGTCCTGCGACAACGCCGACCCCCTGACGAACATCCCGTCCTTGAGCGCGCTCGAGGGCGTCTGCGAGCGGTCATAACTCGCCTTGGCGAGGATCCACTGACCAACACACAGGCACGTCACGTCGTGGGAGAACACGCGAGCGCGACCAGCGTCCAGGTGGTGCGTGGAGGGATCCGCCAGCGACGCAAGCTCTCGATTCGCTATCGCGGATCGGGCCGCGAGGCAGCCACGGACCGAACGGTCCATCCGCGGAACCTCGTGGCATCGCATGGACAGCTGTACCTGCTGGCGTGGTGCGAAGTGGCGCAAGACCTGCGGACCTTCCGTCTGGACCGGGTGGAGGAGGTCACGCTGCTCGACGCGACCTTCGTGGTCGAGATGCCGCTGGACGTGGAGCAGTGGATCGGGTCGGGGAAGGTGTTCCGCGGCGATCCCGTCGAGGTGATGCGCGTGTGGTATGCGCCGAGCGTTGCCCCGTGGATCGCTGAACGTGAGGGCCGCGAACCGAACGCTGACGGGTCGTTGGTCCTCGATCATCCGGTGGCCGATCGCGAGTGGGCCGTGCGTCACGTGCTGCAATACGCCGATGGTGCCGTCGTGCTCTCCCCGCCGGAGTTGCGCGACCTGGTGTGCCAGCGACTCGAACAGATGGCGAGGGAGCTCTAGCCGTCCCAGCCGAGGTCGGCTGTCCACGCGATGTCCGCGCCACGTCTGCCCGGCTCGCCCCCTTCAGTTCTCCCGGTCAGGTCGCAGATTGCCCGCGTGACCGCCACGCGCCGCACCCCTGCACCGAACGCCGACATGACTGACGACCGCGGCACGCGCGGCATGCACGAAACCGTGGAGTGGGCCATCCGTCGCACGGGGATCCAGCTGCCGGACCCCGTGTTCCGCGGGGGACCACTCCTGGTGGACCCGGACGCGGTGGCCGAGGAAACGCCGGCGCCTCAACGCCACGCGGCCGCGACGGCAGGCGCGCTCGTGGTCCTCGCGACGCTCGCCCTGCTCTACACGCTGCACCTCGCCCGCGCGGTCCTCCTGCCGATCGTGGTCGCGATCCTCCTCTCGTTCCTGCTGCGCGGGGCGGTGCGCTGGCTCAAGCGTCACCGCGTCACCGAGCCGCTCGGCGCCGCCATCGTCGTGTTTGGGAGCACGCTGCTGGTCGTTGGGGCGCTCGCCCTGCTCTCGGGCCCGGCGGCCGCCTGGGTAGATCGCGCCCCGGGCGCCATTGGGCAGGTGGAGCGCAAGCTGCGCACGGTGATAGCGCCGATCGTGCGCTGGAAGCCACGGCGGCGCGTGTGGGGTCGATGGCCAGCGGCGCGGACAAGGCGTCGGTGCGCCGCCGCTCCGCGGTCCGGGTTTATGCTGCAGCTTTTTGGTGAGGCCGCCGACCTCATCGTCGCCAGCATCTCGGTCATCTTCCTGACCTACTTCTTGCTGGCGTCCGGCGACCTCTTCATGCGCAAGACGATGAAGGCGCTCCCGTGGCGGGCGGGATCCAGCGGCGTGCCGCAGAAGATCTCCGATGAAGTGGAGGCCGCGGTCAGTGCGTACCTGCGCGTCTCCATGTTCATCAACATCGGCCTGGGGTTGGCAACCTGGGGGATCCTCGCGCGACTCGGCATGCCGAACGCGGGCTTGTGGGGCACCCTGGCGGGGCTGCTGAACGTGGTGCCGTACCTCGGGGCCATCGCCACCACGGGGATCCTCGCCGTGGCGGCACTCACGGTCTTTGACAACCTGGGATATGCCCTGCTCGTCCCCGGCGCCTACTTCCTCCTGAACATGGTGGAGAGCAACATCGCCACGCCCCTGCTGCTCGGGCGCCAGTTTCCCTGAACCCGGTGGCGATCCTGGTCGGGGTGATGGGTGGGGCTTCATCTGGGGATTCCCGGGGCGATCCTCGCCGTTCCTCTCATGGTGACGCTCAAGATCCTCTGCGATCACATCCCGGCGCTTGGGGGGGGGGCCTACCCGGGGGAACGGGCGGGAGCCAGGAAAAAAGGCAGGGGGCAGGGGGCCCGCGCCCCCACCACATTGGCCCCCCCGCGCCACGCCCCCGACGGCCCCCGGGGGGGGGGGGGGGGGCCCGCCCCCCCCCTCCGCGCGACACCCAAACGGGGGGGGACCGGCGGGACCTCTCCCCCGGCGCCCGGGGGGGGGCGGGCCGCCCTTGCCCGGGGTCGGGGACGGGGCCGGCGGCGGCGAACGACCGCGCCGCGAGTCGGAGGATTACCTCAAGGTCGGCGCGACCTTCCTGGCGCCGCACGA
Proteins encoded in this region:
- a CDS encoding DUF2779 domain-containing protein, with protein sequence MTAPSLTKRDILAGLQCHRLLWWQRHEPDAKELQPDRVLQDLFDQGRQVGELARAAFPGGVLIAPGSREERTQRTAEAIADGAAAIFEGAFMADGLFVACDVLVRDGDAWHLIEVKSSTSQKDEHITDVAVQAHVLGRNGIQLGRMDVMHLSKEFRHPATGDLFARTDTTGEASEQRERIPEALRRHLQVLEGSLPDVPIGLHCAEPRECPFYDRCWPDDEWHIANLYNVGPKKAATFMSAGVHSIRDLSEKDKKNFTVRRQVRAMDEGRCLVEPTLGAALAVLDVEPLGFLDFETISRAVPVWDGMAPWGMAAAQFSYHETKPGGGYRHAQHLAEGPQDARPLIAERLVEATQHAVKVVTYSAFEKTRIRELTRVVPALAPELEALEAKLVDLLPIVRDNVYEPRFRGSFSLKYVLPALVPELTYEDLVIANGMVASVEIARLLFVADRVPAEEKERVRKDLLAYCERDTWGMVRLVEVLRGMAA
- the dinD gene encoding DNA damage-inducible protein D, which codes for MTREGRPTFEELRRENQHGAEYWSARELQPLLGYSQWRRFEQAIQRARESCAQSGNEPDNHFAGAGKMVPLGSGSVRDVDDVHLSRFACYLIAQNGDPRKPQIALAQKYFAIQTRRQELSDQLRADHERLELRREVAEEFKALSGAAQDAGVQSRMFGVFHDAGYKGLYGGLGREAIKRHKGITEKEHLMDRMNATELAANQFRMTQTRDKLARDRVKDQQAAIRTHEDVGKEVRAAIGRIGGTMPESIAPDEPIAQVERRVKSTTPKLELDGRDAVGLRGGAPVKADDA
- a CDS encoding ASCH domain-containing protein, with the protein product MPPRILRAISIRQPYAELILQGKKVAEYRSIATQVRGRVYIYASATPADDPASWKKSKFSPGDLPAGCIVGSVEVTGCRYIPSGDYYAYELAHPRRLRRPRRPVNQPQPIWWRPVFR
- a CDS encoding metallophosphatase domain-containing protein, which translates into the protein MRLVLISDTHSRHQAVAPLPEGDVLVHAGDMTGRGSLDEISAFMDWFAAQPHPHKVLIAGNHDFAFEHSPEAAESLVPSGVTYLRDSGCVIDGVRFWGSPWQPWFHDWAFNLERGDALAEKWALIPKDVQVLVTHGPPHGFLDTVAWPRGARVGCEALAARIPSLGALRVHVFGHIHEAHGVEVAGGVTYVNACVCDLGYAPANAPVCVDL
- a CDS encoding WYL domain-containing protein, with the protein product MFDALGDAVRRRKAVSFRYEAPAGRPAMRAVEPWGLFFVGGHWYLAGFDRDRAARRNFRLSRMRDVTVNGQRAGSADFEIPAGFDIRDLGTARLAWELGEGDEEGAVVEFRSPAGGRPAVRYGLPVEGMPGRQLLTVRRWEPLVRWVLSFAGEVAPVSPAHLVDTCRSALAATLALYEQPPGAIPEPSPLACAERPNRWQPPTAAEQWRRLLEIIPILADGTPHSVEQVAVAVGTTVDVLQDDLYALVTRYDVPGGLCRRRPRLSRGQ
- a CDS encoding WYL domain-containing protein, with translation MLTNHFLRPMRLTSAELCALELGLAVLRQRRPPDEHPVLERARGRLRAVITRLGEDPLTNTQARHVVGEHASATSVQVVRGGIRQRRKLSIRYRGSGREAATDRTVHPRNLVASHGQLYLLAWCEVAQDLRTFRLDRVEEVTLLDATFVVEMPLDVEQWIGSGKVFRGDPVEVMRVWYAPSVAPWIAEREGREPNADGSLVLDHPVADREWAVRHVLQYADGAVVLSPPELRDLVCQRLEQMAREL
- a CDS encoding AI-2E family transporter, translating into MTDDRGTRGMHETVEWAIRRTGIQLPDPVFRGGPLLVDPDAVAEETPAPQRHAAATAGALVVLATLALLYTLHLARAVLLPIVVAILLSFLLRGAVRWLKRHRVTEPLGAAIVVFGSTLLVVGALALLSGPAAAWVDRAPGAIGQVERKLRTVIAPIVRWKPRRRVWGRWPAARTRRRCAAAPRSGFMLQLFGEAADLIVASISVIFLTYFLLASGDLFMRKTMKALPWRAGSSGVPQKISDEVEAAVSAYLRVSMFINIGLGLATWGILARLGMPNAGLWGTLAGLLNVVPYLGAIATTGILAVAALTVFDNLGYALLVPGAYFLLNMVESNIATPLLLGRQFP